One Prunus dulcis chromosome 8, ALMONDv2, whole genome shotgun sequence DNA window includes the following coding sequences:
- the LOC117636607 gene encoding uncharacterized protein LOC117636607 gives MSTNNGEADVEGTGRRTSPTSSNTRLRMRADPFLVCCRCFSVVTALTAVLCIVVNVFSAIESFKDGSDVFDGIFRCYAVLIAIVVVVAETEWAFFIKFWKVLEYWVGRGMLQVFVAVMTRAFPDETGTRKELVLLQNIASYMLLACGGVYIISGILCIGFLKRARQKTEISREQAIKDLEDLERRREELEHLLIVERD, from the exons ATGTCGACAAATAATGGAGAGGCGGACGTAGAAGGGACCGGACGGCGAACATCTCCAACTTCGAGTAACACCAGACTGAGAATGAGAGCCGACCCTTTCTTGGTGTGTTGCAGATGCTTCAGCGTCGTCACTGCTCTCACTGCCGTTCTCTGCATCGTCGTCAATGTCTTCTCTGCCATTGAATCTTTCAAGGATGGATCTGAT GTTTTCGACGGGATATTTCGGTGTTATGCTGTTTTGATTGCGATTGTGGTGGTTGTGGCCGAGACCGAATGGGCTTTCTTTATCAAGTTCTGGAAG GTATTGGAGTATTGGGTTGGTAGGGGTATGCTGCAGGTCTT TGTTGCGGTCATGACAAGAGCATTTCCTGATGAGACTGGTACAAGGAAGGagcttgttcttcttcagaaCATAGCAAGCTATATGCTCCTTGCTTGTGGTGGGGTCTATATTATTTCG gGAATTCTATGCATTGGCTTCCTGAAACGTGCTCGGCAGAAGACAGAAATTTCAAGGGAGCAAGCAATAAAGGATCTTGAG GACTTGGAGCGGCGAAGGGAAGAACTTGAACACTTGCTTATTGTGGAAAGAGATTAA